In Ostrinia nubilalis chromosome 10, ilOstNubi1.1, whole genome shotgun sequence, a single genomic region encodes these proteins:
- the LOC135075302 gene encoding perilipin-4-like isoform X2, whose amino-acid sequence MFSGIAGAFRSIGEKTASLFERKKKDAEQVAQEKAQEAAHVVEEQAKKTGEIIAGAQKTAEDAAGSAANAKQSAIDALDKEMSKVSLAAGEAKDAASRAVADGKKAVDTTKDTLATTVDNSKKAAESAVNTAKDGICSVADSTKSTAQGAVDTGLSYVGSAKDTVASAAQSTIDTTQKTAQSAFDTSKSFATGAKDKIANTVNSTVDCTKNTAQYAADSTKSFVDSAKDSAESSLQSALNASVTAAYSAYDVGKSYFDSAKDTVASTVDSTKNAAHNTVELGKSYVDSAKDAVTSTYQNTVDTTKNVVNSTVDTGKTYVSSAKDAVANTVNSTVDTTKNVTASAIGKGTELVGSAKDTIANSVDSAKNVSTSAYDEGLSIAGATKDTIANTVTATVDTTKNFTSSALDKGATLVGTAKDTVANTVSSTVDTTKNVAAAAVDKGTSLVGTARDTVANTVSATVDTTKNVASAAVEKGTSLVGAAKDTVSATVDTTKNVASAAVEKGTSIVGSAKDTVANTVSATVDTTKNVAAAAVEKGTTLVGTAKDTVANTVSATVDTTKNVAAAAIDKGTSLVGTAKETVSNTVDTTKNVASSAFEKGTSLVGSAKDTVTNTVSATVDTTKNVASSAFEKGTSLVGSAKDTVANTVSATVDTTKNVASSAFDKGTALVGSAKDTVANTVSATVDTTKNVASSAFDKGTSLVGSAKDTVANTVSATVDTTKNVASSAFDKGTSLVGSAKDTVANTVSATVDTTKNVASSAFDKGTSLVGSAKDTVANTVSATVDTTKNFTASAVDKGASFFDSAKDTVANTVSGTVDTTKNGASSAVDKSSAFVGSAKDTVTSTLFSTSESLEKIENEVEEIAECSSDAIHTTMDTTKKAAEDAKAQTMKAAEDAKERAKAAAEAAKEEAKRAANIALEESKKAAEKAAADATNAVNSTVDSTFKRVEHATDEGLKNAGHVVDSKLKDADKFLSEKRDTLVTNFSTAAHDGAQGAAGLLSKGLATFPK is encoded by the exons GAGCGTTCCGGAGTATCGGAGAGAAGACCGCGTCTCTCTTCGAGCGCAAGAAGAAGGATGCGGAGCAGGTGGCCCAGGAGAAGGCGCAGGAGGCCGCCCACGTGGTGGAAGAACAGGCGAAGAAGACCGGGGAGATCATCGCTGGCGCCCAAAAGACCGCTGAGGACGCTGCTGGTAGTG CTGCCAACGCCAAGCAGTCAGCCATTGATGCCCTGGACAAGGAGATGTCAAAGGTGTCCCTGGCTGCAGGAGAGGCCAAGGACGCCGCCAGCCGCGCCGTGGCTGATGGCAAGAAGGCCGTAGACACCACTAAAG ATACACTTGCAACCACAGTTGATAACTCAAAGAAGGCAGCCGAATCTGCGGTGAACACAGCTAAAG ATGGTATCTGTAGCGTCGCGGACTCTACCAAGAGTACCGCTCAGGGAGCTGTGGACACAGGTCTGTCGTATGTTGGGAGCGCCAAAG ATACAGTCGCAAGCGCAGCCCAAAGCACAATTGACACCACCCAAAAGACCGCACAAAGCGCATTTGACACGAGCAAATCTTTTGCTACCGGTGCTAAAG ATAAAATTGCAAATACAGTAAACTCTACTGTCGATTGCACCAAAAACACAGCGCAATACGCTGCCGACTCTACCAAGTCATTCGTAGACAGTGCTAAAG ATTCAGCAGAAAGCTCATTGCAATCGGCTCTGAATGCGTCGGTGACCGCCGCCTATTCCGCTTACGACGTTGGAAAGTCGTATTTCGATAGTGCTAAAG ATACTGTAGCCAGTACGGTAGATTCCACTAAAAATGCAGCCCATAACACAGTCGAATTAGGGAAATCGTACGTCGATTCCGCCAAAG ATGCCGTTACAAGCACCTACCAAAACACAGTCGATACCACGAAAAATGTTGTAAACTCTACTGTGGATACAGGCAAAACATACGTTAGCAGCGCTAAAG ATGCCGTGGCGAACACGGTGAACAGCACAGTTGACACAACTAAAAATGTCACAGCATCTGCCATTGGAAAAGGAACTGAGTTAGTGGGCAGTGCTAAAG ATACGATTGCAAACTCAGTAGACTCGGCGAAGAATGTCTCGACCTCGGCTTACGATGAGGGACTTTCAATCGCTGGAGCAACCAAAG ACACTATAGCAAACACTGTGACAGCTACCGTAGACACTACAAAGAATTTTACATCATCGGCTTTAGACAAAGGTGCCACGTTAGTAGGCACTGCTAAAG ACACCGTAGCAAACACAGTATCATCCACTGTAGACACAACTAAGAATGTAGCTGCAGCTGCAGTAGACAAAGGGACATCACTAGTTGGCACTGCTAGAG acACCGTAGCAAACACAGTATCTGCCACAGTAGACACGACCAAAAATGTGGCCTCGGCTGCAGTAGAAAAGGGCACATCACTTGTAGGCGCTGCTAAAG acACCGTATCTGCCACAGTAGACACAACTAAAAATGTGGCTTCAGCTGCAGTAGAAAAAGGCACATCCATAGTAGGTTCTGCCAAAG ACACCGTAGCGAACACGGTATCGGCTACTGTAGACACAACTAAAAATGTTGCCGCTGCCGCTGTAGAAAAAGGCACTACATTAGTAGGCACGGCTAAAG ACACCGTAGCAAACACTGTATCGGCGACTGTAGACACAACCAAAAATGTAGCAGCGGCCGCAATAGACAAGGGCACGTCACTGGTAGGAACTGCTAAAG AGACCGTATCAAACACCGTAGACACAACCAAAAATGTAGCTTCATCCGCATTTGAGAAAGGCACATCCCTTGTAGGTTCAGCCAAAG acACTGTCACCAACACAGTATCAGCTACTGTAGACACAACTAAAAATGTTGCTTCTTCTGCATTTGAGAAAGGCACATCATTAGTAGGTTCAGCCAAAG ACACCGTAGCAAACACAGTATCGGCAACAGTAGACACAACTAAGAATGTTGCTTCGTCCGCGTTTGATAAAGGAACAGCATTAGTGGGCTCAGCTAAAG ACACTGTAGCAAACACTGTATCCGCCACAGTAGACACGACCAAAAATGTTGCTTCGTCCGCATTTGACAAAGGCACATCACTAGTAGGCTCTGCTAAAG ACACTGTAGCAAACACAGTATCAGCAACGGTAGACACAACTAAGAATGTTGCTTCGTCCGCGTTTGATAAAGGAACATCTTTAGTGGGCTCTGCTAAAG ACACCGTAGCAAACACTGTATCGGCAACTGTAGACACAACTAAGAATGTTGCTTCGTCCGCGTTTGACAAAGGAACATCATTAGTGGGCTCTGCTAAAG ACACCGTAGCAAACACAGTATCGGCTACTGTAGACACAACCAAAAATTTCACTGCTTCAGCAGTAGACAAGGGCGCAAGTTTCTTTGATTCTGCTAAAG ACACAGTAGCAAACACTGTATCAGGCACTGTAGACACAACCAAAAATGGGGCTTCATCTGCAGTAGACAAAAGCTCTGCTTTTGTAGGGTCAGCCAAAG ATACAGTAACAAGCACGTTATTTAGCACCTCAGAGTCTCTTGAAAAGATCGAGAACGAAGTTGAAGAAATAGCTGAATGTTCTTCAG ATGCCATCCACACGACCATGGACACGACGAAGAAGGCAGCCGAGGATGCGAAGGCGCAGACGATGAAGGCAGCTGAAGACGCCAAGGAGAGGGCCAAGGCCGCCGCCGAGGCCGCCAAGGAAGAGGCCAAGAGGGCAGCCA ACATTGCCTTAGAAGAGTCCAAGAAGGCAGCAGAGAAGGCGGCTGCCGACGCAACCAACGCCGTCAACAGCACCGTCGACAGCACCTTCAAGCGAGTGGAGCACGCCACCGACGAGGGCCTGAAGAACGCCGGCCATGTGGTAGACTCCAAACTCAAGGACGCCGACAAGTTCCTCAGCGAGAAGAGAGATACG
- the LOC135075302 gene encoding perilipin-4-like isoform X3 produces MSNIADNISGAFRSIGEKTASLFERKKKDAEQVAQEKAQEAAHVVEEQAKKTGEIIAGAQKTAEDAAGSAANAKQSAIDALDKEMSKVSLAAGEAKDAASRAVADGKKAVDTTKDTLATTVDNSKKAAESAVNTAKDGICSVADSTKSTAQGAVDTGLSYVGSAKDTVASAAQSTIDTTQKTAQSAFDTSKSFATGAKDKIANTVNSTVDCTKNTAQYAADSTKSFVDSAKDSAESSLQSALNASVTAAYSAYDVGKSYFDSAKDTVASTVDSTKNAAHNTVELGKSYVDSAKDAVTSTYQNTVDTTKNVVNSTVDTGKTYVSSAKDAVANTVNSTVDTTKNVTASAIGKGTELVGSAKDTIANTVTATVDTTKNFTSSALDKGATLVGTAKDTVANTVSSTVDTTKNVAAAAVDKGTSLVGTARDTVANTVSATVDTTKNVASAAVEKGTSLVGAAKDTVSATVDTTKNVASAAVEKGTSIVGSAKDTVANTVSATVDTTKNVAAAAVEKGTTLVGTAKDTVANTVSATVDTTKNVAAAAIDKGTSLVGTAKETVSNTVDTTKNVASSAFEKGTSLVGSAKDTVTNTVSATVDTTKNVASSAFEKGTSLVGSAKDTVANTVSATVDTTKNVASSAFDKGTALVGSAKDTVANTVSATVDTTKNVASSAFDKGTSLVGSAKDTVANTVSATVDTTKNVASSAFDKGTSLVGSAKDTVANTVSATVDTTKNVASSAFDKGTSLVGSAKDTVANTVSATVDTTKNFTASAVDKGASFFDSAKDTVANTVSGTVDTTKNGASSAVDKSSAFVGSAKDTVTSTLFSTSESLEKIENEVEEIAECSSDAIHTTMDTTKKAAEDAKAQTMKAAEDAKERAKAAAEAAKEEAKRAANIALEESKKAAEKAAADATNAVNSTVDSTFKRVEHATDEGLKNAGHVVDSKLKDADKFLSEKRDTLVTNFSTAAHDGAQGAAGLLSKGLATFPK; encoded by the exons ATGTCAAACATCGCTGATAATATCTCGG GAGCGTTCCGGAGTATCGGAGAGAAGACCGCGTCTCTCTTCGAGCGCAAGAAGAAGGATGCGGAGCAGGTGGCCCAGGAGAAGGCGCAGGAGGCCGCCCACGTGGTGGAAGAACAGGCGAAGAAGACCGGGGAGATCATCGCTGGCGCCCAAAAGACCGCTGAGGACGCTGCTGGTAGTG CTGCCAACGCCAAGCAGTCAGCCATTGATGCCCTGGACAAGGAGATGTCAAAGGTGTCCCTGGCTGCAGGAGAGGCCAAGGACGCCGCCAGCCGCGCCGTGGCTGATGGCAAGAAGGCCGTAGACACCACTAAAG ATACACTTGCAACCACAGTTGATAACTCAAAGAAGGCAGCCGAATCTGCGGTGAACACAGCTAAAG ATGGTATCTGTAGCGTCGCGGACTCTACCAAGAGTACCGCTCAGGGAGCTGTGGACACAGGTCTGTCGTATGTTGGGAGCGCCAAAG ATACAGTCGCAAGCGCAGCCCAAAGCACAATTGACACCACCCAAAAGACCGCACAAAGCGCATTTGACACGAGCAAATCTTTTGCTACCGGTGCTAAAG ATAAAATTGCAAATACAGTAAACTCTACTGTCGATTGCACCAAAAACACAGCGCAATACGCTGCCGACTCTACCAAGTCATTCGTAGACAGTGCTAAAG ATTCAGCAGAAAGCTCATTGCAATCGGCTCTGAATGCGTCGGTGACCGCCGCCTATTCCGCTTACGACGTTGGAAAGTCGTATTTCGATAGTGCTAAAG ATACTGTAGCCAGTACGGTAGATTCCACTAAAAATGCAGCCCATAACACAGTCGAATTAGGGAAATCGTACGTCGATTCCGCCAAAG ATGCCGTTACAAGCACCTACCAAAACACAGTCGATACCACGAAAAATGTTGTAAACTCTACTGTGGATACAGGCAAAACATACGTTAGCAGCGCTAAAG ATGCCGTGGCGAACACGGTGAACAGCACAGTTGACACAACTAAAAATGTCACAGCATCTGCCATTGGAAAAGGAACTGAGTTAGTGGGCAGTGCTAAAG ACACTATAGCAAACACTGTGACAGCTACCGTAGACACTACAAAGAATTTTACATCATCGGCTTTAGACAAAGGTGCCACGTTAGTAGGCACTGCTAAAG ACACCGTAGCAAACACAGTATCATCCACTGTAGACACAACTAAGAATGTAGCTGCAGCTGCAGTAGACAAAGGGACATCACTAGTTGGCACTGCTAGAG acACCGTAGCAAACACAGTATCTGCCACAGTAGACACGACCAAAAATGTGGCCTCGGCTGCAGTAGAAAAGGGCACATCACTTGTAGGCGCTGCTAAAG acACCGTATCTGCCACAGTAGACACAACTAAAAATGTGGCTTCAGCTGCAGTAGAAAAAGGCACATCCATAGTAGGTTCTGCCAAAG ACACCGTAGCGAACACGGTATCGGCTACTGTAGACACAACTAAAAATGTTGCCGCTGCCGCTGTAGAAAAAGGCACTACATTAGTAGGCACGGCTAAAG ACACCGTAGCAAACACTGTATCGGCGACTGTAGACACAACCAAAAATGTAGCAGCGGCCGCAATAGACAAGGGCACGTCACTGGTAGGAACTGCTAAAG AGACCGTATCAAACACCGTAGACACAACCAAAAATGTAGCTTCATCCGCATTTGAGAAAGGCACATCCCTTGTAGGTTCAGCCAAAG acACTGTCACCAACACAGTATCAGCTACTGTAGACACAACTAAAAATGTTGCTTCTTCTGCATTTGAGAAAGGCACATCATTAGTAGGTTCAGCCAAAG ACACCGTAGCAAACACAGTATCGGCAACAGTAGACACAACTAAGAATGTTGCTTCGTCCGCGTTTGATAAAGGAACAGCATTAGTGGGCTCAGCTAAAG ACACTGTAGCAAACACTGTATCCGCCACAGTAGACACGACCAAAAATGTTGCTTCGTCCGCATTTGACAAAGGCACATCACTAGTAGGCTCTGCTAAAG ACACTGTAGCAAACACAGTATCAGCAACGGTAGACACAACTAAGAATGTTGCTTCGTCCGCGTTTGATAAAGGAACATCTTTAGTGGGCTCTGCTAAAG ACACCGTAGCAAACACTGTATCGGCAACTGTAGACACAACTAAGAATGTTGCTTCGTCCGCGTTTGACAAAGGAACATCATTAGTGGGCTCTGCTAAAG ACACCGTAGCAAACACAGTATCGGCTACTGTAGACACAACCAAAAATTTCACTGCTTCAGCAGTAGACAAGGGCGCAAGTTTCTTTGATTCTGCTAAAG ACACAGTAGCAAACACTGTATCAGGCACTGTAGACACAACCAAAAATGGGGCTTCATCTGCAGTAGACAAAAGCTCTGCTTTTGTAGGGTCAGCCAAAG ATACAGTAACAAGCACGTTATTTAGCACCTCAGAGTCTCTTGAAAAGATCGAGAACGAAGTTGAAGAAATAGCTGAATGTTCTTCAG ATGCCATCCACACGACCATGGACACGACGAAGAAGGCAGCCGAGGATGCGAAGGCGCAGACGATGAAGGCAGCTGAAGACGCCAAGGAGAGGGCCAAGGCCGCCGCCGAGGCCGCCAAGGAAGAGGCCAAGAGGGCAGCCA ACATTGCCTTAGAAGAGTCCAAGAAGGCAGCAGAGAAGGCGGCTGCCGACGCAACCAACGCCGTCAACAGCACCGTCGACAGCACCTTCAAGCGAGTGGAGCACGCCACCGACGAGGGCCTGAAGAACGCCGGCCATGTGGTAGACTCCAAACTCAAGGACGCCGACAAGTTCCTCAGCGAGAAGAGAGATACG
- the LOC135075302 gene encoding perilipin-4-like isoform X18 gives MSNIADNISGAFRSIGEKTASLFERKKKDAEQVAQEKAQEAAHVVEEQAKKTGEIIAGAQKTAEDAAGSAANAKQSAIDALDKEMSKVSLAAGEAKDAASRAVADGKKAVDTTKDTLATTVDNSKKAAESAVNTAKDGICSVADSTKSTAQGAVDTGLSYVGSAKDTVASAAQSTIDTTQKTAQSAFDTSKSFATGAKDKIANTVNSTVDCTKNTAQYAADSTKSFVDSAKDSAESSLQSALNASVTAAYSAYDVGKSYFDSAKDTVASTVDSTKNAAHNTVELGKSYVDSAKDAVTSTYQNTVDTTKNVVNSTVDTGKTYVSSAKDAVANTVNSTVDTTKNVTASAIGKGTELVGSAKDTIANSVDSAKNVSTSAYDEGLSIAGATKDTIANTVTATVDTTKNFTSSALDKGATLVGTAKDTVANTVSSTVDTTKNVAAAAVDKGTSLVGTARDTVANTVSATVDTTKNVASAAVEKGTSLVGAAKDTVSATVDTTKNVASAAVEKGTSIVGSAKDTVANTVSATVDTTKNVAAAAVEKGTTLVGTAKDTVANTVSATVDTTKNVAAAAIDKGTSLVGTAKETVSNTVDTTKNVASSAFEKGTSLVGSAKDTVTNTVSATVDTTKNVASSAFEKGTSLVGSAKDTVANTVSATVDTTKNVASSAFDKGTALVGSAKDTVANTVSATVDTTKNVASSAFDKGTSLVGSAKDTVANTVSATVDTTKNFTASAVDKGASFFDSAKDTVANTVSGTVDTTKNGASSAVDKSSAFVGSAKDTVTSTLFSTSESLEKIENEVEEIAECSSDAIHTTMDTTKKAAEDAKAQTMKAAEDAKERAKAAAEAAKEEAKRAANIALEESKKAAEKAAADATNAVNSTVDSTFKRVEHATDEGLKNAGHVVDSKLKDADKFLSEKRDTLVTNFSTAAHDGAQGAAGLLSKGLATFPK, from the exons ATGTCAAACATCGCTGATAATATCTCGG GAGCGTTCCGGAGTATCGGAGAGAAGACCGCGTCTCTCTTCGAGCGCAAGAAGAAGGATGCGGAGCAGGTGGCCCAGGAGAAGGCGCAGGAGGCCGCCCACGTGGTGGAAGAACAGGCGAAGAAGACCGGGGAGATCATCGCTGGCGCCCAAAAGACCGCTGAGGACGCTGCTGGTAGTG CTGCCAACGCCAAGCAGTCAGCCATTGATGCCCTGGACAAGGAGATGTCAAAGGTGTCCCTGGCTGCAGGAGAGGCCAAGGACGCCGCCAGCCGCGCCGTGGCTGATGGCAAGAAGGCCGTAGACACCACTAAAG ATACACTTGCAACCACAGTTGATAACTCAAAGAAGGCAGCCGAATCTGCGGTGAACACAGCTAAAG ATGGTATCTGTAGCGTCGCGGACTCTACCAAGAGTACCGCTCAGGGAGCTGTGGACACAGGTCTGTCGTATGTTGGGAGCGCCAAAG ATACAGTCGCAAGCGCAGCCCAAAGCACAATTGACACCACCCAAAAGACCGCACAAAGCGCATTTGACACGAGCAAATCTTTTGCTACCGGTGCTAAAG ATAAAATTGCAAATACAGTAAACTCTACTGTCGATTGCACCAAAAACACAGCGCAATACGCTGCCGACTCTACCAAGTCATTCGTAGACAGTGCTAAAG ATTCAGCAGAAAGCTCATTGCAATCGGCTCTGAATGCGTCGGTGACCGCCGCCTATTCCGCTTACGACGTTGGAAAGTCGTATTTCGATAGTGCTAAAG ATACTGTAGCCAGTACGGTAGATTCCACTAAAAATGCAGCCCATAACACAGTCGAATTAGGGAAATCGTACGTCGATTCCGCCAAAG ATGCCGTTACAAGCACCTACCAAAACACAGTCGATACCACGAAAAATGTTGTAAACTCTACTGTGGATACAGGCAAAACATACGTTAGCAGCGCTAAAG ATGCCGTGGCGAACACGGTGAACAGCACAGTTGACACAACTAAAAATGTCACAGCATCTGCCATTGGAAAAGGAACTGAGTTAGTGGGCAGTGCTAAAG ATACGATTGCAAACTCAGTAGACTCGGCGAAGAATGTCTCGACCTCGGCTTACGATGAGGGACTTTCAATCGCTGGAGCAACCAAAG ACACTATAGCAAACACTGTGACAGCTACCGTAGACACTACAAAGAATTTTACATCATCGGCTTTAGACAAAGGTGCCACGTTAGTAGGCACTGCTAAAG ACACCGTAGCAAACACAGTATCATCCACTGTAGACACAACTAAGAATGTAGCTGCAGCTGCAGTAGACAAAGGGACATCACTAGTTGGCACTGCTAGAG acACCGTAGCAAACACAGTATCTGCCACAGTAGACACGACCAAAAATGTGGCCTCGGCTGCAGTAGAAAAGGGCACATCACTTGTAGGCGCTGCTAAAG acACCGTATCTGCCACAGTAGACACAACTAAAAATGTGGCTTCAGCTGCAGTAGAAAAAGGCACATCCATAGTAGGTTCTGCCAAAG ACACCGTAGCGAACACGGTATCGGCTACTGTAGACACAACTAAAAATGTTGCCGCTGCCGCTGTAGAAAAAGGCACTACATTAGTAGGCACGGCTAAAG ACACCGTAGCAAACACTGTATCGGCGACTGTAGACACAACCAAAAATGTAGCAGCGGCCGCAATAGACAAGGGCACGTCACTGGTAGGAACTGCTAAAG AGACCGTATCAAACACCGTAGACACAACCAAAAATGTAGCTTCATCCGCATTTGAGAAAGGCACATCCCTTGTAGGTTCAGCCAAAG acACTGTCACCAACACAGTATCAGCTACTGTAGACACAACTAAAAATGTTGCTTCTTCTGCATTTGAGAAAGGCACATCATTAGTAGGTTCAGCCAAAG ACACCGTAGCAAACACAGTATCGGCAACAGTAGACACAACTAAGAATGTTGCTTCGTCCGCGTTTGATAAAGGAACAGCATTAGTGGGCTCAGCTAAAG ACACTGTAGCAAACACTGTATCCGCCACAGTAGACACGACCAAAAATGTTGCTTCGTCCGCATTTGACAAAGGCACATCACTAGTAGGCTCTGCTAAAG ACACCGTAGCAAACACAGTATCGGCTACTGTAGACACAACCAAAAATTTCACTGCTTCAGCAGTAGACAAGGGCGCAAGTTTCTTTGATTCTGCTAAAG ACACAGTAGCAAACACTGTATCAGGCACTGTAGACACAACCAAAAATGGGGCTTCATCTGCAGTAGACAAAAGCTCTGCTTTTGTAGGGTCAGCCAAAG ATACAGTAACAAGCACGTTATTTAGCACCTCAGAGTCTCTTGAAAAGATCGAGAACGAAGTTGAAGAAATAGCTGAATGTTCTTCAG ATGCCATCCACACGACCATGGACACGACGAAGAAGGCAGCCGAGGATGCGAAGGCGCAGACGATGAAGGCAGCTGAAGACGCCAAGGAGAGGGCCAAGGCCGCCGCCGAGGCCGCCAAGGAAGAGGCCAAGAGGGCAGCCA ACATTGCCTTAGAAGAGTCCAAGAAGGCAGCAGAGAAGGCGGCTGCCGACGCAACCAACGCCGTCAACAGCACCGTCGACAGCACCTTCAAGCGAGTGGAGCACGCCACCGACGAGGGCCTGAAGAACGCCGGCCATGTGGTAGACTCCAAACTCAAGGACGCCGACAAGTTCCTCAGCGAGAAGAGAGATACG